One window of the Manihot esculenta cultivar AM560-2 chromosome 14, M.esculenta_v8, whole genome shotgun sequence genome contains the following:
- the LOC110630676 gene encoding mitochondrial import inner membrane translocase subunit TIM8: protein MDPSALSSAEMQRFLNQEKEKAMVNEMVAKLTSECWDKCISGAPGSKFSSSESACLSNCAQRFMDMSLIIMKRFRSMH from the exons ATGGATCCTTCGGCTCTCAGTTCCGCTGAAATGCAGCGATTCCTCAAC CAAGAGAAGGAAAAGGCCATGGTTAATGAGATGGTGGCAAAGCTTACTAGTGAATGCTGGGACAAGTGCATCAGTGGTGCACCTGGGAGCAAGTTCAGCTCAAGTGAATCAGCTTGCCTTTCCAATTGTGCTCAGCGATTTATGGATATGAGCCTCATCATAATGAAACGCTTTCGGTCGATGCATTGA
- the LOC110630675 gene encoding probable protein S-acyltransferase 7 gives MRENFGVPSPPPRTPDPVAGDAASVGETDWLRTYQVWKGSNIFFLKGRLIFGPDARSLLLTIFLIVAPVAAFCVFVARKLTDDFPHHWGTSIVVIVVVLTSFDLFFLLLTSGRDPGIIPRNAQPPELEGYEGHNEAGTGQTPPLRLPRTKDVVVNGIIVKTKYCDTCMLYRPPRCSHCSICNNCVERFDHHCPWVGQCIGLRNYRFFFMFVFSTTLLCFYVHGFCWVYIKRIMNSEETTIWKGMAKAPASIVLVVYTFISVWFVGGLSVFHLYLISKNQSTYENFRYRYDGLANPFDKGLFENFMEIFCSSIPPSKNNFRTKVAKEPEIPPRMVGSFVTSNREKSVGDIEMGRRKLVSYDNARASSNGDNRDEDGGLTDVSPDLSRILPPQGLEGSVLHSRRSSMGSKSGSWEISADVLALAAGIGESKRVTISTT, from the exons ATGAGAGAGAATTTTGGGGTCCCATCGCCTCCACCCCGGACCCCCGATCCAGTTGCCGGAGATGCCGCCTCCGTCGGTGAGACGGATTGGCTCAGGACTTATCAAGTCTGGAAAGGCAGCAAT ATATTTTTCCTTAAAGGAAGGCTTATATTTGGACCTGATGCGAGATCCCTTCTGCTAACCATATTTCTTATTGTTGCTCCTGTTGCTGCTTTTTGTGTCTTTGTAGCAAGAAAGCTGACTGATGATTTTCCTCATCACTGGGGTACATCAATTGTAGTCATTGTTGTTGTCCTCACATCATTT GATTTGTTCTTTCTTCTGCTAACCTCAGGAAGAGATCCTGGTATAATACCTCGTAATGCTCAACCTCCAGAACTAGAAGGTTATGAAGGACACAATGAAGCTGGAACAGGCCAAACTCCGCCTTTACGTTTACCACGCACAAAGGATGTTGTTGTCAATGGAATAATTGTCAAGACCAAGTACTGTGATACGTGCATGCTTTATAGGCCTCCACGCTGTTCTCACTGTTCTATATGTAATAACTGTGTGGAAAGATTTGATCATCACTGCCCTTGGGTTGGTCAGTGCATTGGATTG AGGAATTACCGTTTCTTCTTCATGTTCGTGTTCTCTACAACTCTGCTTTGCTTTTATGTACATGGATTTTGCTGGGTTTACATCAAGAGGATCATGAATAGTGAGGAGACAACAATTTGGAAAGGGATGGCTAAGGCTCCTGCCTCCATTGTGCTAGTAGTTTACACCTTTATATCAGTTTGGTTTGTTGGTGGCCTTAGTGTGTTCCATTTGTATCTAATCAGTAAAAATCAG TCTACTTATGAAAATTTTAGATACCGTTATGATGGACTAGCCAACCCATTTGATAAAGGATTGTTTGAGAACTTCATGGAGATCTTTTGCTCTAGCATTCCTCCATCTAAGAACAATTTTAGGACAAAAGTAGCAAAGGAGCCTGAAATTCCACCTAGAATGGTGGGTAGTTTTGTTACTTCAAACAGAGAAAAATCTGTAGGTGACATAGAGATGGGGAGGAGGAAGCTTGTATCGTATGACAATGCTAGAGCATCAAGTAATGGTGACAATCGGGATGAGGATGGTGGATTAACTGATGTTTCTCCAGATTTAAGCAGGATTCTTCCTCCTCAGGGATTGGAAGGAAGCGTCTTACACTCCAGGCGCTCTAGCATGGGCAGTAAAAGTGGGAGCTGGGAAATATCAGCTGATGTTCTTGCTTTAGCAGCTGGAATTGGGGAGTCAAAGCGAGTCACCATTAGCACCACTTGA
- the LOC110600445 gene encoding bidirectional sugar transporter SWEET12, whose amino-acid sequence MAVFSTHNPFALAFGILGNITSFVVFLAPMPTFFRICKKKSTEGFQSFPYVVALFSAMIWLYYASLKSDAFLLITVNSFGCFIETIYLTLFIAYASKQARMSTLRMLLLLNFGGFCLILLLSHFLAKGSSRVRILGWVCVIFSVSVFAAPLSILRVVIRTRSVEFMPFNLSFFLTLSAIMWFFYGILLKDLYVAIPNVLGFIFGVLQMILYVIYKNFKTAEEPKLPEHTIDNAKFSTSLTCGIQEAASPQLNGADKEENIHEKQDMDDPNGDQPIVCQV is encoded by the exons ATGGCTGTGTTTTCCACTCACAATCCATTTGCTTTGGCATTTGGCATTCTAG GCAATATCACTTCCTTCGTGGTTTTTTTAGCACCGAT GCCAACATTTTTTAGGATTTGTAAGAAGAAATCGACAGAAGGGTTTCAATCATTTCCATATGTGGTTGCACTCTTCAGTGCTATGATTTGGCTATACTATGCTTCTTTAAAGTCTGATGCTTTCCTTCTCATCACTGTCAACTCGTTCGGGTGTTTCATAGAGACTATTTACCTTACCTTGTTCATCGCTTATGCCTCCAAGCAAGCTAGG ATGTCGACTCTGAGGATGCTTCTTTTGTTGAACTTTGGGGGATTTTGTTTGATTCTTCTTCTCTCACATTTCCTTGCAAAAGGATCATCCAGGGTTAGAATTCTTGGATGGGTTTGTGTAATATTTTCTGTGAGTGTGTTCGCAGCACCTTTAAGCATCTTG AGGGTAGTTATACGAACCAGGAGCGTGGAGTTCATGCCATTTAACCTATCATTTTTCCTCACACTCAGTGCTATTATGTGGTTCTTTTATGGAATACTGTTGAAAGACTTATATGTTGCA ATACCCAACGTACTGGGTTTTATCTTTGGAGTACTTCAGATGATTCTCTATGTAATTTACAAGAACTTCAAGACGGCGGAGGAGCCAAAATTACCAGAACACACCATTGATAATGCGAAATTCAGCACGAGTCTTACTTGCGGGATTCAAGAAGCGGCAAGCCCCCAGCTAAACGGTGCGGATAAAGAAGAGAACATCCATGAGAAGCAAGACATGGATGACCCCAATGGAGACCAACCAATTGTATGCCAAGTTTGA